The genomic stretch CTCGCACTCGCGTAAACACTGCAGCGCACCGCCCAGAGTGGCGGCAATCTCCAGTACCGGTCCCGCACCTGCGTTGTGATATATCGAGCCAGAAACGACGAACGAACGAAATCCAGGCAACGCGTCGTTCATCCCGACAACGGTGCTCGCAAGTGCATCGAAACTTCTCTCGATACTGATCCTCCGCGTTTTTTCCGACAACAGCGACGAGCACGGGTCGAGCTTCAAAACGCCTGAAAAACGCGAGGCGTCGAGTCCTCGCTGATGAAGCGCTTCGAAGGCCAGCGCACCAAATACAGGCGTCATGATACCTGCGTCCAACACGATCCCGGCGCCGGAAGAAACAAATGGATCCAGAATTTCAGCCAACTCGGCGGGTGTGCCCGGGTGGTTTTGTTCACTAAACAGAAATTCATACTCCGCCGGATGCAGATCGTCCTGCTCCAGAGCGCTGCAAGCAGCCGTCACTTCGTCGCCAGTCGTCAGAGAGGAGCGAACCGCCCAACCGCCAACAGCCTGCCCGTAGCGGCTTGTACCACGTAAATACGGAGCTTCTCCTGGAATCGTATCGAGATGGCTTATGGTGCTCAGATCGTCCGCTATTGAAAGCGGGGGAACGGTTCTCCCGTCCGCTGTTTTGGACACGAGCTTCTTTTCGAAATCTGCTCCATCGAGTTCGGCTTCAACGAGTGTGCGCCACTGGTCGGACGTGACGTGCTCGAACTCATCGAAGAGGGGAACTTCTTCTTCGGGTTTGTGCTTCTGCATTTTTGTGTTTTTTAGGTGCGTGTATGAAACAGCACGAGTATGTGCTGTTACGGGATATGGACTTTTGTAACGCGCATGTGCGCGGTACCGAGAAAAATCTCCCCGAGCTCTTTGAACCTCTGGGGAACATCCGAGACATAAAAGCTGTAGTTCGGTAGTGCGGTGGACGGGTTTAGAAGTTCCGATGATTCGAGAACACGGGCTACTTCCTCGGCAGCAGCCTCGCCCGAGTCAACAAGCCTGACACCGGTTCCCGCGGCTGCGGCAATGACGCCACGTAGAATGGGATAGTGCGTGCAGCCAAGAATAAGAGTGTCGATGCCTTCACGGCGCAGGGGCGCTAGGTATTCCTCGGCAACCATTGCGGATATCCTGTGCTCACTCCACCCCTCCTCCGCGAGCGGCACAAAGAGAGGACACGCCCGCGACACGACGTGTGCATTATGTGCCCTGGAGCGGATTGCCTTAGGATACGATTCACTTGCCACAGTCGCCAGTGTGCCAATCACTCCTATGCGGCCGTGCTTACTGGACACAATTGCAGCCACTGCTCCGGGTTCTATCATGCCGATGACCGGTATTTCGAGCCGGTCACGGAGCACATCAAGTGCAACGGCGGATGCAGTATTGCAGGCAACAACAATTACTTTGACGTTGTGACTCAGCAGAAAATGTGCGTCTTCTAACGCGTACTGCCGAACAACTTCGGCGGATTTGTTTCCATACGGGACCCTGGCTGTATCACCAAAATAGGTGATGCTCTCATGCGGCAAACGCTTCATAAGCGCCCGAACCACAGTCAGGCCTCCAATACCGGAGTCGAATACGCCTATACTTCTTTGATCTCGAGGTGTCATACGCGGGTGACCGGACCAGACTCCGGCATTGTCAGCAGGCGAATCTGTTCGAGCAGTGCCGCTCGAAGCTCCTGCTGGCGGGGTGCGTCGTCGATGGGCATGCCGTCGACATCTGCAACGTAAAATGAATCCACGACTCCATCAACCCGTGTTGCAATCTTTGCGTGGTGGATGTTAAGCCGAAAGGAGGAAATGGTCTGAGTGAGACGGTATAAGAGACCGAGTGTGTCGGGAGCGAAGACGTCTACTATCGTTTGCGCTGTTCCGGTGTCCGTTACATGCTGATGATAGGTTACCGCGG from Ignavibacteriota bacterium encodes the following:
- a CDS encoding glutamate racemase, with translation MTPRDQRSIGVFDSGIGGLTVVRALMKRLPHESITYFGDTARVPYGNKSAEVVRQYALEDAHFLLSHNVKVIVVACNTASAVALDVLRDRLEIPVIGMIEPGAVAAIVSSKHGRIGVIGTLATVASESYPKAIRSRAHNAHVVSRACPLFVPLAEEGWSEHRISAMVAEEYLAPLRREGIDTLILGCTHYPILRGVIAAAAGTGVRLVDSGEAAAEEVARVLESSELLNPSTALPNYSFYVSDVPQRFKELGEIFLGTAHMRVTKVHIP